A stretch of the Polaribacter pacificus genome encodes the following:
- the ffh gene encoding signal recognition particle protein — MFNNLSDKLDKALHTLKGHGSITEVNVAETLKEVRRALLDADVNFKIAKDFTKNVQTKALGQNVLTSLNPGQLMVKLVKDELTELMGGESVGINLGGSPTVILMSGLQGSGKTTFSGKLANYLTSKKSKQVLLVGCDVYRPAAINQLQVVGEQIGVEVYAEIGNQNPVEISQNAIKHAKATGKNVVIIDTAGRLAVDEEMMSEISNIHKAVNPQETLFVVDSMTGQDAVNTAKAFNDVLNFDGVILTKLDGDTRGGAALTIKSVVDKPIKFIGTGEKMEAIDIFYPDRMADRILGMGDVVSLVERAQEQYDEEEARKLQKKIAKNQFGFDDFLSQIHQIKKMGNMKDLMGMIPGAGKALKDVDIDDDAFKGIEAIIHSMTPLERSTPSSINASRKKRIAKGSGTSVQEVNQLMKQFNQMSKMMKMMQGGGGKKMMQMMKNMK; from the coding sequence ATGTTTAATAATTTAAGCGATAAATTAGATAAAGCCTTACACACCCTTAAAGGTCACGGAAGCATAACAGAGGTTAACGTTGCAGAAACTTTAAAAGAAGTTCGAAGAGCATTACTTGATGCCGATGTAAACTTTAAAATAGCAAAAGATTTTACTAAAAATGTTCAAACAAAGGCCCTTGGTCAGAATGTTTTAACGTCCTTAAATCCTGGACAGTTAATGGTAAAACTTGTCAAAGATGAATTGACTGAGTTAATGGGAGGTGAATCTGTAGGGATCAACTTAGGTGGTTCACCAACAGTTATCTTAATGTCAGGTTTACAAGGTTCTGGTAAAACTACTTTTTCTGGAAAACTAGCCAATTACTTAACCAGCAAAAAAAGCAAGCAAGTTTTATTAGTTGGTTGTGATGTGTACAGACCTGCTGCTATCAATCAACTGCAAGTAGTTGGAGAGCAGATTGGTGTAGAAGTATATGCAGAAATTGGAAATCAAAACCCTGTTGAGATTTCTCAGAATGCTATTAAACACGCTAAAGCAACTGGAAAGAATGTGGTGATTATTGATACCGCTGGACGTTTGGCTGTTGATGAGGAAATGATGTCCGAAATCTCGAACATTCACAAAGCAGTAAATCCTCAAGAAACTTTATTTGTTGTAGACTCTATGACAGGTCAAGATGCTGTAAATACAGCAAAAGCCTTTAACGATGTTTTAAATTTTGATGGAGTTATTCTTACAAAATTAGACGGAGATACACGAGGTGGAGCAGCATTAACTATTAAGTCTGTTGTAGATAAACCTATCAAGTTTATTGGTACTGGTGAAAAAATGGAAGCCATCGATATTTTCTATCCAGATCGTATGGCTGATCGTATTTTAGGAATGGGTGATGTGGTCTCTTTAGTAGAACGCGCTCAAGAACAATACGATGAGGAAGAAGCTAGAAAGCTTCAAAAGAAGATAGCTAAAAACCAATTTGGTTTTGATGATTTTTTAAGTCAAATTCATCAAATCAAAAAAATGGGGAACATGAAAGACCTGATGGGAATGATTCCTGGAGCAGGTAAAGCACTAAAGGATGTAGATATCGATGACGATGCTTTTAAAGGTATTGAAGCCATCATCCACTCTATGACACCCCTAGAGAGAAGTACTCCTAGTTCTATTAATGCAAGTAGAAAAAAACGCATTGCTAAAGGATCGGGAACATCAGTTCAAGAAGTTAATCAGCTAATGAAGCAGTTTAACCAAATGAGCAAAATGATGAAAATGATGCAAGGCGGCGGCGGAAAGAAGATGATGCAAATGATGAAAAACATGAAATAA
- a CDS encoding bifunctional 5,10-methylenetetrahydrofolate dehydrogenase/5,10-methenyltetrahydrofolate cyclohydrolase, with product MIILDGKATSNQLKEEIAIEVQELCKSGVRAPHLAAILVGSNGASLTYVNAKVKACAKAGFESTLVSLEETISEESLLEEINKLNNNAEIDGFIVQLPLPKHIDEQKVLLAIDPDKDVDGFHPMNVGKMTLNLPTFLPATPFGILELLERYKVETSGKHVVVIGRSHIVGSPMSILMSQKRPAGNATVTITHSRTKNLKEITLQADIVIAALGIPEFLTADMVKDNVTVIDVGITRIADDTKKNGYRLAGDVHFESVAKKASHITPVPGGVGPMTIAMLLKNTLIAAKKRA from the coding sequence ATGATAATTTTAGACGGGAAAGCCACTTCAAATCAACTGAAAGAAGAAATTGCAATCGAAGTTCAAGAACTCTGCAAATCAGGTGTTAGAGCACCACATCTAGCAGCTATTTTAGTTGGAAGTAACGGAGCTAGTTTAACCTATGTAAACGCAAAAGTAAAGGCCTGTGCAAAGGCTGGATTTGAGTCTACATTAGTCAGTTTAGAAGAAACAATCTCTGAGGAAAGTCTATTAGAAGAAATCAATAAATTAAATAATAATGCTGAAATTGATGGATTTATCGTTCAATTACCACTCCCTAAACACATTGATGAACAAAAGGTTTTATTAGCTATAGACCCAGACAAAGATGTGGATGGATTTCATCCGATGAATGTAGGTAAAATGACTTTAAATTTACCGACATTTTTGCCTGCAACTCCTTTTGGTATCTTAGAACTTTTAGAACGTTATAAAGTTGAGACCAGCGGAAAACACGTTGTTGTGATTGGTAGAAGTCATATTGTTGGTAGCCCAATGAGTATTTTAATGTCTCAAAAAAGACCTGCAGGGAATGCTACAGTGACTATCACTCACAGTAGAACAAAAAACTTAAAAGAAATAACACTACAAGCTGATATTGTAATTGCAGCTTTGGGGATTCCTGAGTTTTTAACCGCAGACATGGTAAAAGATAACGTAACGGTGATTGACGTTGGGATTACTCGAATAGCCGATGATACTAAGAAAAACGGGTATCGTTTGGCAGGTGATGTACATTTTGAATCCGTTGCAAAAAAAGCTAGTCATATAACTCCTGTACCAGGTGGAGTTGGACCAATGACCATCGCAATGTTACTTAAGAATACATTGATTGCAGCCAAGAAAAGAGCCTAG
- a CDS encoding cupin domain-containing protein yields the protein MSKKYTIQKSPFVVPTTDGKLIEEHFGKATDLNSAISIAHMVAPPNWSEPYQTPHFDEYTYIIKGKKQFMIDGDRVVLEAGQSIKIEKNTRVQYANPFAEPCEYLAICLPAFSIDLAHRED from the coding sequence ATGTCAAAAAAATACACCATTCAAAAATCTCCTTTTGTGGTTCCTACTACAGATGGTAAATTAATTGAAGAACATTTTGGCAAGGCTACAGATTTAAATTCAGCAATAAGTATTGCTCATATGGTTGCTCCACCTAATTGGAGTGAGCCTTATCAAACACCTCATTTTGATGAGTATACCTATATAATTAAAGGTAAAAAACAGTTTATGATTGACGGTGATCGAGTAGTTTTAGAAGCTGGTCAATCTATTAAAATAGAAAAAAACACCCGAGTTCAATATGCAAACCCTTTTGCAGAACCTTGTGAGTATCTAGCAATTTGCCTGCCTGCATTTTCTATTGATTTAGCTCATAGAGAAGACTAG
- a CDS encoding 7-carboxy-7-deazaguanine synthase QueE, with translation MKKEVQDLIDKGEMLPLMEEFYTIQGEGAHTGTAAYFIRIGGCDVGCHWCDVKESWNAKLHPPTATDTIVAHAKAYANTVVITGGEPLMWSLDYITNQLQKNQIKTHIETSGAYSFSGVWDWFCLSPKKTKLPLAEVYPEADELKMIIHNNSDFEFAEQQAKLVSTDCKLYLQPEWSKRDKMTPLIVDYVMKNPKWKISLQTHKYLDIP, from the coding sequence ATGAAAAAAGAAGTACAAGATTTAATTGATAAAGGTGAAATGCTTCCTTTGATGGAGGAATTTTACACCATACAAGGAGAAGGAGCTCATACTGGTACAGCAGCCTATTTTATTAGAATTGGTGGTTGTGATGTTGGATGTCATTGGTGTGATGTTAAAGAAAGTTGGAATGCAAAACTACACCCTCCCACTGCCACAGATACAATTGTGGCACATGCAAAAGCCTATGCTAATACTGTCGTAATTACTGGTGGAGAACCCTTGATGTGGAGTTTGGATTATATTACAAATCAACTGCAAAAAAATCAGATAAAAACGCATATAGAAACCTCTGGTGCCTATTCGTTTTCTGGTGTTTGGGATTGGTTTTGCCTATCACCTAAAAAAACAAAACTTCCATTAGCAGAAGTATATCCAGAAGCAGATGAGCTTAAAATGATAATCCATAATAATAGTGATTTTGAATTTGCAGAACAGCAAGCCAAATTAGTTTCAACTGACTGTAAATTATACCTACAACCAGAGTGGAGTAAAAGAGATAAAATGACTCCCTTGATTGTAGATTATGTAATGAAAAATCCTAAATGGAAAATATCATTACAAACCCATAAGTATTTAGACATACCATAA
- the cmk gene encoding (d)CMP kinase, with protein sequence MNKKITIAIDGFSSTGKSTIAKQLAKELSYIYVDTGAMYRAVALYAKNHQFIGSDFIRKDDLIQALDAIQLSFRFNENLGFAEMYLNNVNVEKEIRNLEISNLVSTVATISKVRQKLVAAQQEMGKNKGIVMDGRDIGTVVFPDAELKLFMTASASTRAKRRYDELIAKGENVTYDSILKNVTERDAMDTSREDSPLVKAKDAIEIDNSHLTKEQQFEQVLKLAKDTINS encoded by the coding sequence ATGAATAAAAAAATTACGATAGCCATTGATGGCTTTTCATCTACAGGTAAAAGCACCATAGCCAAGCAATTAGCTAAAGAATTGTCTTATATATACGTTGATACAGGTGCCATGTATAGAGCGGTTGCTCTGTATGCAAAAAACCATCAATTTATAGGGTCTGATTTTATCCGTAAAGATGATTTAATACAAGCCTTAGACGCAATTCAATTATCTTTTCGATTTAACGAAAATTTGGGTTTTGCAGAAATGTATTTAAACAATGTAAATGTAGAAAAAGAAATACGAAACTTAGAAATATCAAATCTGGTAAGTACCGTAGCAACCATTTCTAAAGTGCGTCAAAAATTGGTTGCTGCACAACAAGAAATGGGAAAAAACAAAGGCATCGTGATGGACGGAAGAGATATTGGTACGGTTGTCTTTCCGGATGCTGAACTTAAATTGTTTATGACTGCTTCTGCAAGTACGAGAGCAAAAAGACGCTATGATGAATTAATCGCTAAAGGAGAGAATGTTACCTATGATTCTATCTTAAAAAATGTAACTGAGCGGGATGCCATGGATACTTCGAGAGAAGATTCACCTTTGGTAAAAGCAAAAGATGCTATAGAGATCGATAATTCTCATCTAACAAAAGAACAACAATTTGAGCAGGTTTTAAAACTGGCAAAGGATACTATAAACTCATAA
- the porQ gene encoding type IX secretion system protein PorQ: MSKQVYYIFFFISFLCFESISAQVGGEKVYQFLNISTSARQTALGGKALTLFDDVNQPLWNPSTINDRMDRLLGVNYTSYLNGIQIGSVTYATQLSRNLGTFHTSVQYLNYGSLIAADENGNETGTFNASDIAISAGYALSLPWRDFYAGANIKLISSSIGTYNSFGVAADLAISYYNPYNPLALSFVIRNLGSQLTTYSGVNEQLPLEIMLGGSYQLENVPLKWFVTLDNLQQWDVSVSNPSNQTSDIDGNITEENINFFNNAIRHFVIGAELFSDRAINIRLGYNFRRAKELQLQNIRAFGGISFGLGIKMNRFAFNYAFSKVHAASNVSTFSLQINLDSN; the protein is encoded by the coding sequence ATGAGCAAACAGGTTTACTATATTTTCTTTTTTATTTCCTTTCTATGCTTTGAGTCAATTTCTGCTCAAGTTGGAGGTGAAAAAGTCTATCAATTTTTAAATATTTCTACTTCAGCTAGACAAACTGCTCTTGGAGGGAAAGCACTAACCTTATTTGATGACGTTAACCAACCTTTGTGGAATCCTTCTACCATTAATGATCGCATGGATCGTTTGTTAGGAGTCAATTATACCAGCTATTTAAATGGTATTCAAATTGGATCGGTAACTTATGCTACCCAACTTTCTAGAAATTTAGGAACATTTCACACTAGTGTACAATATCTTAACTATGGGAGTCTGATAGCTGCGGATGAAAATGGAAATGAAACGGGTACTTTTAATGCAAGTGATATCGCTATTTCTGCTGGATATGCTCTAAGTTTACCTTGGAGAGATTTCTATGCAGGAGCCAATATTAAACTAATAAGCTCATCAATAGGAACCTATAATTCATTTGGTGTTGCTGCTGACCTTGCTATTAGTTATTACAATCCCTATAATCCATTAGCTTTGAGTTTTGTAATTAGAAATTTAGGAAGTCAATTGACTACGTATTCTGGAGTTAATGAACAGTTACCTCTTGAAATTATGTTAGGGGGTTCTTATCAGTTAGAGAATGTTCCACTTAAATGGTTTGTTACCCTAGATAATTTGCAACAATGGGATGTTTCTGTTAGTAATCCTTCTAACCAGACCTCAGATATTGATGGGAATATTACAGAAGAAAATATCAATTTTTTTAACAATGCTATTCGCCACTTTGTTATAGGAGCAGAACTATTCTCTGATCGTGCAATCAATATTCGTTTGGGATATAATTTTAGAAGAGCTAAAGAATTGCAACTTCAAAACATACGTGCTTTTGGAGGGATTTCTTTTGGTTTGGGGATTAAAATGAATAGGTTTGCATTTAATTATGCATTTTCTAAAGTTCATGCAGCTTCGAATGTTAGCACCTTTAGTTTGCAAATTAACTTAGACAGCAATTAA